In the genome of Palaemon carinicauda isolate YSFRI2023 chromosome 15, ASM3689809v2, whole genome shotgun sequence, one region contains:
- the Rpn11 gene encoding 26S proteasome non-ATPase regulatory subunit 14, whose amino-acid sequence MDRLLRLGGGLPNLGQGPPPNDAPVPDTAEQVYISSLALLKMLKHGRAGVPMEVMGLMLGEFVDDYTVRVIDVFAMPQSGTGVSVEAVDPVFQAKMLDMLKQVGRPEMVVGWYHSHPGFGCWLSGVDINTQQSFEALSERAVAVVVDPIQSVKGKVVIDAFRLINPNMMVLGQEPRQTTSNLGHLQKPSIQALIHGLNRHYYSIPIKYRMNEREQQMLLNLHKKSWMEGLMLQNYHEHSSLNEDTVKEILNLATAYNKSLEEEEKMTPEQLAIKNVGKLDPKRHLEDKVEVLMTSNIVQCLGAMLDTVIFK is encoded by the exons ATGGATCGTCTACTAAGGCTCGGTGGAGGGTTACCTAACCTCGGCCAAGGTCCTCCGCCAAATGATGCCCCAGTTCCTGACACAGCAGAACAG GTTTATATTTCATCCCTAGCTCTCTTGAAAATGTTGAAGCATGGGAGAGCTGGTGTACCAATGGAGGTAATGGGTCTCATGCTTGGTGAATTTGTCGATGACTATACGGTTCGGGTAATAGATGTGTTTGCCATGCCTCAGAGCGGAACG GGTGTTTCAGTAGAAGCTGTTGATCCAGTTTTTCAAGCCAAGATGTTGGATATGTTGAAACAAGTCGGTCGTCCAGAAATGGTTGTTGGTTGGTATCATTCACATCCTGGTTTTGGATGCTGGTTGTCAGGTGTTGACATCAATACACAGCAGAGTTTTGAGGCTCTATCAGAAAGAGCTGTAGCTGTTGTAGTTGATCCTATTCAGTCTGTTAAAG GTAAGGTTGTTATTGACGCTTTCCGCCTCATTAATCCAAATATGATGGTATTGGGCCAAGAGCCTAGACAGACCACGTCAAACCTTGGCCATTTACAAAAGCCTTCGATTCAG gcaCTGATCCATGGTTTGAATCGTCACTATTATTCTATCCCGATTAAATACAGAATGAATGAAAG AGAACAACAAATGCTCTTAAATCTACATAAGAAATCTTGGATGGAGGGGCTTATGCTGCAAAATTATCATGAACACAGTAGTCTGAATGAAGATACTGTTAAAGAAATTCTGAACTTGGCTACTGCTTATAATAAG agTTTGGAGGAAGAAGAGAAAATGACACCAGAACAACTAGCCATCAAGAATGTGGGTAAATTGGACCCCAAGAGGCATTTAGAAGATAAAGTTGAAGTTCTGATGACGTCGAATATTGTACAGTGTCTTGGTGCTATGCTTGACACTGTTATTTTCAAATAG